A DNA window from Deltaproteobacteria bacterium contains the following coding sequences:
- a CDS encoding NADP-dependent isocitrate dehydrogenase — MAKADKIIYTKTDEAPMLATYSFLPIINAFSKAAGVTVELRDISLAGRVIAVFPEYLTPQQQQHDALAELGELAKTPEANIIKLPNVSASLPQLKAMIKELQSQGYKLPEYPEDPQDDKEREIKARYDKVKGSAVNPVLREGNSDRRAPLSVKAYARKHPHKMSAWTSDSKTHVSQMKGGDFRSNEKSITLPAATEARIEFVGQDGKVTVLKQKLALQAGEVLDATFMSKNALRTFLEEQIEDAKKQGVLFSLHLKATMMKESDPKIFGHAVTVYYKDVFEKHGETLKKLGVDPDNGIGDLYTKIKALPDDQRKTIEADIKEVYKKRPPMAMVNSDRGITNLHVPSDIIIDASIPPVIRDSGKMYNPEGKLQDCKLVIPDACYAPVYDEVVEFCKKHGAFDPRTMGSVPNVGLMAQAAEEYGSHDKTFKAPGNGAIRIVDASGKALLENKVEEGDIWRACQVKDAPIQDWVKLAVARAKATGAPAVFWLDKDRAHDAELIKKINQYLPQHDTTGLDIRIMSPADATRFSLERIKEGKDTISVTGNILRDYLTDLFPILEIGTSAKMLSIVPLLSGGGLFETGAGGSAPKHVQQLQEEGYLRWDSLGEFLALAASLEHLAKAGNNPAAKILADTLDQANAQFLESNKSPARKVGEIDNRGSHFYLALYWAQALAAQTQDKKLAERFTKIAQDLSENEKKIDSELLAAQGKPVDIGGYYHPDDAKVSRAMRPSATLNAIIDAIA; from the coding sequence ATGGCAAAAGCAGACAAGATTATCTATACGAAGACCGATGAAGCTCCGATGTTGGCGACCTATTCATTCCTGCCGATCATCAACGCCTTTTCCAAGGCGGCGGGCGTGACCGTGGAATTGCGGGACATTTCGCTGGCCGGACGGGTCATCGCCGTGTTTCCGGAATACCTGACCCCACAGCAGCAGCAGCACGATGCCTTGGCCGAACTCGGTGAACTGGCCAAGACGCCCGAAGCTAACATCATCAAGTTGCCGAACGTCAGCGCGTCGCTCCCGCAGCTGAAGGCGATGATCAAGGAATTGCAGAGCCAAGGCTACAAACTGCCTGAATATCCGGAAGATCCGCAGGACGACAAGGAACGAGAGATCAAAGCGCGCTACGACAAGGTAAAGGGCAGCGCCGTAAATCCGGTGTTGCGCGAAGGAAACTCGGATCGCCGCGCCCCGCTTTCCGTGAAGGCCTATGCGCGCAAGCACCCGCACAAGATGAGCGCCTGGACGTCGGACTCCAAGACCCATGTGTCCCAGATGAAGGGCGGTGATTTCCGCTCGAATGAAAAGTCTATAACGCTACCGGCGGCCACCGAGGCCCGAATCGAGTTCGTCGGCCAGGACGGCAAGGTCACGGTATTGAAGCAGAAGCTGGCGTTGCAGGCCGGTGAAGTGCTCGATGCCACGTTCATGAGCAAGAACGCGCTACGCACGTTCCTCGAAGAGCAGATAGAAGATGCCAAGAAGCAGGGCGTGCTGTTCTCGCTACACCTGAAAGCCACTATGATGAAGGAATCCGATCCGAAGATCTTCGGTCATGCCGTGACTGTGTACTACAAGGATGTATTCGAGAAGCACGGTGAGACGCTTAAGAAGCTGGGCGTCGACCCGGACAACGGTATCGGCGACCTCTACACCAAGATCAAGGCGTTGCCGGATGATCAACGCAAGACAATCGAAGCGGACATTAAAGAGGTTTACAAGAAGCGGCCGCCGATGGCGATGGTGAACTCGGACAGGGGGATCACCAACCTGCACGTTCCGAGTGACATCATCATCGATGCCTCCATACCGCCGGTCATTCGCGATTCGGGCAAAATGTACAATCCGGAAGGCAAGCTCCAGGACTGCAAGTTGGTGATTCCGGATGCCTGCTACGCACCGGTCTACGACGAGGTCGTTGAGTTCTGTAAAAAGCATGGCGCTTTCGATCCTCGCACGATGGGGAGCGTGCCCAACGTCGGCTTGATGGCGCAGGCGGCGGAAGAATACGGCTCGCACGACAAGACCTTCAAGGCGCCGGGCAATGGCGCGATTCGCATCGTCGATGCATCCGGAAAGGCGTTGCTGGAGAACAAGGTTGAGGAAGGCGACATCTGGCGCGCCTGCCAGGTGAAGGATGCTCCGATTCAGGACTGGGTGAAGCTGGCGGTGGCTCGCGCCAAGGCGACCGGTGCGCCAGCGGTGTTCTGGCTGGACAAGGACCGTGCGCACGATGCCGAGCTGATCAAGAAGATAAATCAGTACCTGCCGCAGCACGATACCACCGGCCTCGACATCCGCATCATGTCTCCGGCGGACGCGACTCGCTTCTCGCTGGAGCGGATAAAGGAAGGCAAGGACACGATTTCCGTGACCGGCAATATATTGCGCGACTATCTCACCGACCTCTTCCCGATTCTCGAGATCGGGACCAGCGCGAAGATGCTCTCGATCGTTCCGCTGTTGAGCGGCGGCGGTCTTTTCGAGACTGGCGCGGGAGGATCGGCGCCCAAACACGTACAGCAACTCCAGGAAGAGGGCTATCTGCGCTGGGACTCGCTCGGCGAATTCCTCGCGCTGGCGGCATCCTTAGAGCATCTGGCCAAGGCAGGGAACAATCCCGCAGCCAAGATTCTGGCGGATACGCTGGATCAGGCCAACGCGCAGTTCCTCGAAAGCAACAAGTCCCCCGCCCGTAAGGTCGGCGAGATCGACAATCGTGGCAGCCATTTCTACCTCGCGCTGTACTGGGCGCAGGCCTTAGCCGCGCAGACGCAGGATAAAAAGTTGGCGGAGCGTTTCACGAAGATTGCCCAGGATCTAAGCGAGAACGAGAAGAAGATTGATTCCGAATTGCTCGCCGCGCAGGGCAAGCCGGTCGACATCGGCGGGTACTATCACCCGGACGATGCGAAGGTCTCTAGAGCGATGCGCCCGAGCGCGACGTTGAATGCGATCATCGACGCGATTGCGTAA